In Oxalobacteraceae bacterium OTU3CINTB1, the sequence AATGGATGGGCGCGGGCCTGCTGCTGCAAACGCTGTTCTGGTTCAATCCCTTCATGCGCTTGCTGCGCGCGCGGCTGTCGTGGGCGCAGGAGCTGGGCTGCGACCGCGAGGTGCTGCGCGGCCGTCCGCCGGCCCAGCGCAAGGCTTACGCGGCGGCGCTGCTGGCGCAGCTGAAGATGCAAGGGGCCGGCGTCGAGACGGCGCTGGCGTTCGGCGGCGCCGGCGCGCGGCTGCTGGCCGCCCGCATCGGTTTGATACGCGCGCCGTCCGGCGCCGGGCGCTCGCTGTGGTTGCGGCTTGGGGCGCTGGCCGGGCTGGCCGGCATCTTCGCCGGCACCCTGGCGTTCCAGCCGGCGCTGGCGTGGCGCATCGAGCCACTGTCGGCGGCGTCGGCCGCCTCGCGCCAGCCGTTCAGCTGCCTGACGATGGCCGATGCGGCCAGCGGCGCCACGCTGGCGAAGGAAGGCCATTGCGACGAACGCGTGACGCCGGCGTCGACGTTCAATATCGTGGTCAGCCTGATGGGCTACGACAGCGGCATCCTGACCGACACCCACACGCCGATGATGCCGTTCAAGGCCGGTTACACCGACTACAACGAATCGTGGCGGCAGGACACCGACCCCACGCTCTGGTTCAAGAATTCGGTGCTGTGGTTCGCGCAGCAGGTGACGGCGGCGCTGGGCATGGAGCGCTTCCGGCGCTACATCGACGGCTTCAATTACGGCAACCGCGATGTCTCCGGCGACGCCGGCAAGGACAACGGCCTGTCGCTGTCCTGGGTCGGCTCGAGCCTGAAGATCTCGCCGGTCGAACAGGTGGCCTTCCTGCGCAAGATGGTGCGGCGCGAGCTGCCGCTGTCGCCACGGGCCTATGAGATGACGTCGCGGATCATGGCGCCGGTGACGCTGTCGAACGGCTGGACCGTCCAGGGCAAGACCGGGACCGCCGGGCCGGTGCGGGTCGACGATGGCGGCCCCATCGAGCAGCAGTACGGCTGGTATGTCGGCTGGGCCAGCAAGGGCGACCGCACCGTGGTGTTCGCGCATCTGGTGCTGGACCACACGCAGGACGGCGCCGGCGGCGGTCCCCGCGCCCGCGCCGCCGTGCTGCGCGAGCTTCCCGCGCGCCTGGACAAGCTTTATCCAACCAAGGAATGACAATGCAAGGTATGAAACGTTTGATGCTGTCGGCGGGGTTGCCCGCCGCCTTGGCTGCGGGTTTGTTCGCAGCGCCGGCCATGGCCGAGGATTGGAACGATCCGCAGGAGCCGTTCGCCATGTTCGGCGACACTTATTACGTCGGCACGCGCGGCCTGAGCGCCGTGTTGATCACGTCGCCGCAGGGACACATCCTGATTGACGGCGGCAGCCCCGAATCGGCGCCGATGATCGCCCAGCATATCCGCCAGTTGGGATTCAAACTGGAGGACATCAAGTTCATCCTCAACTCGCACGATCACTTCGACCACGCAGGCGGCATCAGCGCATTGCAAAAATTGTCCGGCGCGACCGTGCTGGCCAGCGTGCAGGGAGAAAAGGTGCTGCGCAGCGGCCAGCCGAGCAAGGGCGATCCGCAGTACGGCGACCTGACGTCGATGCAGCCGGTCGCCAACACGCGCGCCGTGGCCGATGGCGAAGTGGTCAAGCTCGGACCGTTGGCGGTGACGGCGCGCTACACGCCGGGCCACACGCAGGGTGGCGTCAGCTGGACCTGGCGCTCGACCGAAAACGGCAAGAGCGCGGCCATGGTTTATGCGGACAGCCTGAACGCGTTCGCCGCCAAGCCGTTCCGCTACAGCGATTCCAAGACGTATCCGACCGCGCTGGCCGATATCAAAAAATCGATCGCCACGGTCGCGGGGCTGGACTGCGACATCCTGGTGTCGGCGCATCCAGGGGTATCCGGCCTGTTCGAGCGTCAGGCCAAACAGGCCACACTGGGCAACGCGGCCTTTATCGACCGCCAGGCATGCCGCGATTATGCGCAGGCGGGCACCGAGCGGCTGAATAAAACGCTGGCGGCGGAGGCTGCGGGGAAATAGGGCAGCGGATAACGGGAATTGATAATCATTCTCATTATCTAGTAAAATGACGGCATCCTTTCAATTTGATGCCTTCTTGTCCACTCATGTCCCAGCTTCGTCACGTTCCGGTCTACCTCGCGCTGTGCGCCGCTTTTCCATCCGTCGCGCTGGCGCAGGAGACCGATGAAAAAATCCTGCAGACCGTCAAAGTGACGGCCGCGCGGGCCGACGGCTTCGTGCCGACGACGGTCGAAGCGGGCAGCTTCCGGGGCGCCGACATCATGGAAGTGCCGTCGACCGTCAACGTCGTCACGCGCGAAGTGCTGGAGCTGCAGGCGGCCGGCGGCTTGTACGACGCGCTGCGCAACACGGCCGGCGTCACGCGCCAGCAAAACGGCGGCGAGACCTGGGATCAATTGGTCATACGCGGCATCGCGGTGGAAAACCGCACCAACTATCGCCTCAACGGTTCGCTGCCGATCATGAATTTCGGCCAGGTGCCGATGGAGGACAAGGAGCGTGTCGAAGTATTGAAGGGCGCCACCGCCTTGTACTACGGCTTCACGTCGCCGGCCGGCGTGGTCAACTTCGTCACCAAGCGCGCCGGCGCCTCGCCGGTGACCACGGTGGGCATGACGGTCGACCAGAACGGCACGGCGGTGGCCACCGCCGACGTCGCGCGCCGCTTCGGCGAGCAGCAGCAGGTCGGCGTGCGCATCAACGCCGCCGGCGGCACCCTGGCCAGTTATCTGGACGATGTCGGCAACGGCAACCGCCGCTTCGTCTCGGCGGCGCTGGACTGGCGCGTCAACTCCCGCCTGCGCCTGGCGGCCGACCTGGAATACGACAAGCGCCGCGTCACCGAGCAGGTGGGCATCACCTTGCCGACCGCCGTCAACGGTGTCATCACCTTGCCGCGCACCGTCGATCCGAAGCGCCTGGTCGGCCCGGACTGGGCCAAATTCGAGACCGAGACCAGGAACGCGCTGCTGCGCGCCGATTATGCGCTGAGCGACAACTGGGCGCTGACCGTCGAAGGCGGCCACTCGGAAACGGCGCGCGACCGCGCGCTGCCGATCTTCCGCTTCACGAACAACGCCGCCATCGCCACGGGCGCCGGCCGCATCACCGGCAACCTGCAACACAGCGTGCTCGATTCGACCATGCTGCGCGCCGAACTGGCTGGCACCGTCGCCACCGGCCCGGTCAAGCATGACGTCACCTTGGGCGTGAACCGCACCGACAAGGGACAGGACCCGATCTATCAAGCCACCTTCACGATCCCGTCGCAGAATTTGTACAATCCGACGCCGGTCACCAGCTACACCGTCAGCGCCTATTCGACCACGCCGACCACCGCAGGCCTGGAGACGCGCGACTCGGGCGCCTACGCGATCGACCGCATGACCTTCTCGCCGAACTGGCAGGCCGTCGCCGGCGTGCGCAGCGTGAAGTACAAGAGCGACCAGGGCACCAACCACTACGACGTGAGCAAAACCACGCCGATGGCGGCGCTGATCTACAAATATACCGACGACCTGTCGTTCTATGTCTCCGGTTCGCAGGGCCTGGAGGAGGGCGAGACCGCGCCGACCGGCACCGCCAACGCCAACGAGCGCCTGGCGCCCGGCGTGAGTCGCCAGAAGGAGCTGGGCGCGCGCTGGCGCATGCCCGGCGCCGGAGGCACCCTGGTGCAGGCGTCGCTGTTCGAGATCAACCGTCCGGGCTACTACACCAACACCGCCAACATCTACAGCGCCGACGGCGAGCAGCATTTCCGTGGCCTGGAGCTGTCGACCCAGGGCAAGCTGACGCCGCGTCTTTCGTGGCAAACCTCGGCCCAGTTCATCGATCCGGAATTCCGCGACATCGGCGCCGCCTACAACGGGAAGCTGCCGGAGAACGCCGCCAAGCGCACTGCCAGCGCCTTCCTGTCGTATGAACTCGACGCCGTGCCCGGCCTGTCGTTCAACGGCGGCGCGTACTACACCGGCAGCCGTCCGGTCAACGATTTGAATCAGGCTTTCCTCGGCGGCGCCACCTTGTTCAGCGTCGGCAGCCGTTATGTGACGACGGTCATGGGCAAGCGCACCAGCGTGCAGCTCAATGTGGAAAACGCGGGCGGCAAGGAGTACTGGGCCGGCGCCGGCACGCGCCTGAGTTCCGGCGCGCCGCGCCTGATTAAACTGGGCGTGAAGGTCGACTTGTGAAAAAGCTCTGGTTCCAGCTGCACTGGTTTGTCGGCATCACGGCCGGCACGATCCTGATACTGATCGGGCTGACCGGCGCCATCCTCGCCTTCCGCGACGAGATACTGGACCTGTTGAATCCGGGCGTGATGCACGTTGCGGTGGATCCGGTGGCGCCGGTGCTGGCGCCGCCGCACATCGCGCAGGCGGCCAGGCTGCTGCATCCGGACGCGCGCATCACCGGCATCATCGTCTACACCGAACCGGGTACCACCGCGCGCGTGACGATTGCGCCGGCGCCCGGCGCCGAGCATGGCGAAACGATTTATCTCAATCCGTACACCGGCGCGCTGCTGCCGCCGCTGCATTACGACGAGGCTTTCGAATGGGTGGAGTCGCTGCATCGCCACCTGCTGCTGCCGCGCGACGTCGGCCGCATCGTGCTGGGCATCCTGGCGATCTGCCTGCTGGGACTTTCGCTGAGCGGACTGTATCTGCGCTGGCCGCGCCGCGCGCTCGACTGGCGCACCTGGCTGACCTTCGACACGCGCCTGAAAGGCCGCTCCTTCCTGTGGGGGTTGCATTCGGTGGTTGGCACCTGGGCGCTGGCGGCGTACGTGGTCTTCACGCTGACAGGTCTGTACTGGAGTTTCGACGTGGTGCGCGATACCGTCGACGGCTGGCTGGGCACCACCCGTCCGCCGCGCATGGCGACCGCGCCGAAGCCGAAAGGCGTCAAGCCGCCGAAGGCCGCCGCCGCGCAGGCCGACCTGACCGCCAGCTGGGCGACCTTCCAGCAGGCCGCGCCGGACTGGAAGATGGCCTTCCTGCGGCCGCCGGAGCGCGCCACGCAGCCGATCCAGATCCTGTGGGTGGCCAATGACGCGCCGCACGTGCGCGCGCGTGGCCGCATGTCGGTCAACCAGCAGACCGGCGCCATGATCAAGAACGAGCCGTATCGCGACATGGCGATCGGCACGCGCGCGCAGTCGACGATTTATCCGCTGCATTTGGGGACGTATTTCGGCTTGCCCGGTCGTCTGTTCATGTTCCTTACCAGTCTGGCGCTGCCCGGCTTCGCGATCACCGGCTGGATGCTGTACCTGAACCGCCGCCGCCAGAAGCGCATCGCGCAGGCCGAGCGCGCGCAGTTCGCGGCCACGGCCGGCGCCAATGTCGCCGATACGTCGCTGGAGCCGGTCCTGATGGCCTACGCCAGCCAAACCGGCCAGGCCGAACGCCTTGCGCTGCAAAGCGCGGCCGCCTTGCAGAAGGCCGGCGTTCCGGTCCACGTGCACTCGCTGGAAAAACTGACGCCGCCGCAGCTGGTCAAGTACCGGCGCGCGCTGTTCGTCGCCAGCAGCTTCGGCGAAGGCGAACCGCCGGACGGCGCGCGCCGCTTCAGCCGACTGCTGCAAACGGCGGCCGAGGAGCTGGCGCACATGCAGTACGCGGTGCTGGCGCTGGGCGACCGCAACTACGTGCAGTTCTGCGGCTTCGGCCAGACCCTGGACCAGCGCCTGCGCGTGATGGGCGCGCGGCCGCTGCATCCGATGATTGAAGTCGACAACGGCGACGCCGGCGCCCTGGCGCGCTGGTCGCACACCTTGCGTGAATTGATCGGCGGCGATTCGGCCGAGGTGTCGCTGTCGGCGGCGGTGGCGGAATCGGACTATACCCACTGGACGCTGATGGAGCGCCAACTGCTCAACCCCGGCAGCGTCGGCGATGGGCTGTACGAAATCACGCTGTGCGGCGGCGATGCCGAAGCGGCCGCCAACTGGCAACCGGGCGCGCTGGTCGACATTTGGCCGGGCCATTACACGCCGGCCGGCGCCACCGACGCGCAACGCCAGGCCATCGCGCCGCGCCGCTACTCGCTGGCGTCGCTGCCGTCGGACGGCGGCATGCAGCTGCTGGTGCGCCAGGTGCGCCACGACCAAGGCATGGGCCTGGCCTCCGGCTGGCTGACGGCGCACGCGGCGCCTGGCGCCACGGTGCGCGTGCGCCTGGTGGCCAATCCGTCGTTCGACGCGCATCCACAGCCGCTGCCGAGCATTTACATCGGCAACGGTTCCGGCATGGCCGGTTTGCGTTCGCATTTGCGCGCGCGCGTGCGCGGCGGCTTGCGCCGCAACTGGCTGATTTTCGGCGAGCGCCAGCGCGAGTTCGACAGCATCTGCGCCGACGAGGTGCGCGATTACCGCGAGCGCGGTTTCCTGCCGGAGCTGGACCTGGTGTTCTCGCGCGACGTCTCCGGCGGCGAATATGTGCAGGACCGCATGCGCACCAAAGCCGACACCTTGCGCGCCTGGATCGCCGAGGGCGCCGTGCTGTATGTCTGCGGCAGTTTGCAAGGCATGGCCGGCGGCGTCGAAGCCGCGCTGGAGGAAATCATCGGCCGCGCCGCGCTCGACGATCTGATCGAGACAGGCCGCTATCGCCGCGATGTCTATTGATTAGAGTGCGGTCTCGTAGCCTTCAAGGACGTTGACGACGTTGGTGCCCAGCTCCTTGACCGCATAGCCGCCTTCGAAGATGAAGGCGGTCGGCAGGCCCAAATAGGCCAGGCGCTCGCCCACTTTCAGGTAATCCGCGCTTTGCAGCGCGAAGCGCGACAGCGGATCGCCGGCGAACGTGTCCACGCCCAGCGACACCACCAGCGCGTCCGGCGCGTAGCCGCCGATGCGGATGCAGGCCGTCTCCAGCGCCG encodes:
- the blaOXA gene encoding class D beta-lactamase; its protein translation is MSFDDLLIYRFLLACAGCLAAGLGVWALLSGLSRRLPALASQRSVWLLGQVTIAAAFLVVLLPHSERLSVVPQIELPNPAVAAAPAPDKTASPLAAAGAEWSADTRPAGRSWLALGAIAWLAVYLSGLVHAAWRLLNAGRFLRGLSVSGSQVPGTLAGGAEVIEVDAPISPMLYGFFRARLLLPRHLRGFDPLQRQMMIEHEVTHLRRRDLQWMGAGLLLQTLFWFNPFMRLLRARLSWAQELGCDREVLRGRPPAQRKAYAAALLAQLKMQGAGVETALAFGGAGARLLAARIGLIRAPSGAGRSLWLRLGALAGLAGIFAGTLAFQPALAWRIEPLSAASAASRQPFSCLTMADAASGATLAKEGHCDERVTPASTFNIVVSLMGYDSGILTDTHTPMMPFKAGYTDYNESWRQDTDPTLWFKNSVLWFAQQVTAALGMERFRRYIDGFNYGNRDVSGDAGKDNGLSLSWVGSSLKISPVEQVAFLRKMVRRELPLSPRAYEMTSRIMAPVTLSNGWTVQGKTGTAGPVRVDDGGPIEQQYGWYVGWASKGDRTVVFAHLVLDHTQDGAGGGPRARAAVLRELPARLDKLYPTKE
- the bla gene encoding subclass B3 metallo-beta-lactamase; amino-acid sequence: MQGMKRLMLSAGLPAALAAGLFAAPAMAEDWNDPQEPFAMFGDTYYVGTRGLSAVLITSPQGHILIDGGSPESAPMIAQHIRQLGFKLEDIKFILNSHDHFDHAGGISALQKLSGATVLASVQGEKVLRSGQPSKGDPQYGDLTSMQPVANTRAVADGEVVKLGPLAVTARYTPGHTQGGVSWTWRSTENGKSAAMVYADSLNAFAAKPFRYSDSKTYPTALADIKKSIATVAGLDCDILVSAHPGVSGLFERQAKQATLGNAAFIDRQACRDYAQAGTERLNKTLAAEAAGK
- a CDS encoding TonB-dependent siderophore receptor, giving the protein MSQLRHVPVYLALCAAFPSVALAQETDEKILQTVKVTAARADGFVPTTVEAGSFRGADIMEVPSTVNVVTREVLELQAAGGLYDALRNTAGVTRQQNGGETWDQLVIRGIAVENRTNYRLNGSLPIMNFGQVPMEDKERVEVLKGATALYYGFTSPAGVVNFVTKRAGASPVTTVGMTVDQNGTAVATADVARRFGEQQQVGVRINAAGGTLASYLDDVGNGNRRFVSAALDWRVNSRLRLAADLEYDKRRVTEQVGITLPTAVNGVITLPRTVDPKRLVGPDWAKFETETRNALLRADYALSDNWALTVEGGHSETARDRALPIFRFTNNAAIATGAGRITGNLQHSVLDSTMLRAELAGTVATGPVKHDVTLGVNRTDKGQDPIYQATFTIPSQNLYNPTPVTSYTVSAYSTTPTTAGLETRDSGAYAIDRMTFSPNWQAVAGVRSVKYKSDQGTNHYDVSKTTPMAALIYKYTDDLSFYVSGSQGLEEGETAPTGTANANERLAPGVSRQKELGARWRMPGAGGTLVQASLFEINRPGYYTNTANIYSADGEQHFRGLELSTQGKLTPRLSWQTSAQFIDPEFRDIGAAYNGKLPENAAKRTASAFLSYELDAVPGLSFNGGAYYTGSRPVNDLNQAFLGGATLFSVGSRYVTTVMGKRTSVQLNVENAGGKEYWAGAGTRLSSGAPRLIKLGVKVDL
- a CDS encoding sulfite reductase flavoprotein subunit alpha, giving the protein MKKLWFQLHWFVGITAGTILILIGLTGAILAFRDEILDLLNPGVMHVAVDPVAPVLAPPHIAQAARLLHPDARITGIIVYTEPGTTARVTIAPAPGAEHGETIYLNPYTGALLPPLHYDEAFEWVESLHRHLLLPRDVGRIVLGILAICLLGLSLSGLYLRWPRRALDWRTWLTFDTRLKGRSFLWGLHSVVGTWALAAYVVFTLTGLYWSFDVVRDTVDGWLGTTRPPRMATAPKPKGVKPPKAAAAQADLTASWATFQQAAPDWKMAFLRPPERATQPIQILWVANDAPHVRARGRMSVNQQTGAMIKNEPYRDMAIGTRAQSTIYPLHLGTYFGLPGRLFMFLTSLALPGFAITGWMLYLNRRRQKRIAQAERAQFAATAGANVADTSLEPVLMAYASQTGQAERLALQSAAALQKAGVPVHVHSLEKLTPPQLVKYRRALFVASSFGEGEPPDGARRFSRLLQTAAEELAHMQYAVLALGDRNYVQFCGFGQTLDQRLRVMGARPLHPMIEVDNGDAGALARWSHTLRELIGGDSAEVSLSAAVAESDYTHWTLMERQLLNPGSVGDGLYEITLCGGDAEAAANWQPGALVDIWPGHYTPAGATDAQRQAIAPRRYSLASLPSDGGMQLLVRQVRHDQGMGLASGWLTAHAAPGATVRVRLVANPSFDAHPQPLPSIYIGNGSGMAGLRSHLRARVRGGLRRNWLIFGERQREFDSICADEVRDYRERGFLPELDLVFSRDVSGGEYVQDRMRTKADTLRAWIAEGAVLYVCGSLQGMAGGVEAALEEIIGRAALDDLIETGRYRRDVY